From one Bifidobacterium sp. WK012_4_13 genomic stretch:
- a CDS encoding helix-turn-helix transcriptional regulator has translation MSFKTNLQSLRAQRNMTQEQLAMLLGVSRQAISKWESEKAYPEMDKLLVICDLFGCTLDDLVLGDVNRPGQSAADPRQSTRSHHEESENEHGPGTGAGSVALSRADGPTLPADVTGYDLERRSFALKIASGVALILCGVAVCRLFDVEDGGWLIASPSFSEFLVVICVFTGVALGLAFLVPAGLAHGGFRRRHPYVEDFYSDADRSNAARRLGFAVAGGIALILLGVAVLVLEDNPFTQSFMLLCVAAAVFGFVYYGISYGLLDINEYNAKEDEDDLTAVSGHDAEALEERKRKRAMVNSICSIIMFTATVIALLALFGGRGELQIGSMTLPFWIPWVIGGVLCGLAEPIVTLLRRR, from the coding sequence ATGAGTTTCAAGACCAACCTGCAGTCCTTGCGTGCCCAGCGCAACATGACTCAGGAACAGCTTGCAATGCTGCTGGGTGTTTCACGTCAGGCGATTTCCAAGTGGGAGTCCGAGAAGGCATATCCGGAGATGGATAAGCTGCTGGTCATCTGCGATCTCTTTGGATGCACGCTCGATGACCTGGTTCTTGGCGATGTGAACAGGCCAGGTCAGTCGGCTGCAGATCCTCGGCAATCGACTCGCAGCCATCATGAGGAGTCAGAAAACGAGCATGGCCCTGGAACAGGTGCCGGTAGCGTCGCGCTGTCTCGTGCCGATGGGCCGACTCTTCCCGCCGACGTTACCGGATACGATCTGGAACGCAGATCCTTTGCCTTGAAGATTGCGTCTGGAGTGGCGCTGATTCTTTGTGGTGTTGCAGTCTGCAGACTGTTTGACGTTGAAGATGGCGGATGGCTGATCGCAAGCCCATCGTTTTCTGAATTTCTTGTGGTGATCTGTGTGTTCACGGGTGTCGCTCTCGGTCTGGCATTTCTTGTCCCGGCCGGTCTGGCGCATGGCGGCTTTAGAAGAAGACATCCCTATGTCGAGGATTTCTATTCTGATGCTGATCGTTCGAACGCTGCCAGAAGGCTTGGCTTCGCTGTTGCTGGCGGCATCGCCTTGATACTGCTGGGCGTGGCAGTCCTCGTGCTCGAAGACAATCCATTTACGCAATCCTTCATGCTGCTCTGCGTGGCAGCTGCGGTTTTTGGATTCGTCTATTACGGAATCTCCTATGGCTTGCTCGACATCAATGAATATAACGCCAAGGAAGATGAGGATGACTTGACTGCGGTGAGCGGGCACGATGCAGAAGCCCTCGAAGAGAGAAAAAGGAAAAGGGCAATGGTCAATTCAATCTGCAGCATCATCATGTTCACCGCAACCGTGATCGCCCTGCTTGCTCTGTTTGGAGGACGTGGCGAATTGCAGATTGGAAGTATGACGCTGCCATTCTGGATTCCGTGGGTGATCGGCGGTGTGCTCTGTGGTTTGGCCGAGCCCATCGTGACCCTGTTACGCAGGCGCTGA
- a CDS encoding adenosine deaminase yields the protein MAALEQLPKAELHLHIEGTLEPELALELAQRNGVALPYASLEELKGKYQFTNLQSFLDLYYELMGTLKTAQDFRDLALAYFAKVSTQGVRHAEIFFDPQVHVANGLDVNMVMDGLLEGMHIAKERYGITSGLILSIVRDMPLETAQSVIDSVKNRASDILGIGLDSAEVGYPPHLFTKQFQEAKALGWHRVAHAGEEGPASYVIDALDNLHAERIDHGIHSVTDPELLKRLASERIPLTTCPLSNRRLQVVGSLDELPLRNMMDQGVLINVNSDDPAYFGGYIADNYKALSEIGFTLSELASFAEHSIDASFIGDDQRRTLRQQLDEWKTKHSSLLKA from the coding sequence ATGGCCGCTCTTGAGCAGCTGCCGAAGGCGGAGCTGCATCTGCACATCGAAGGCACCCTGGAACCCGAGCTGGCACTTGAACTGGCGCAACGTAATGGAGTCGCACTCCCCTATGCAAGCCTTGAAGAGCTGAAAGGCAAGTATCAGTTCACGAATCTGCAGTCATTTCTTGACCTTTATTACGAGCTGATGGGAACGCTCAAAACCGCACAAGACTTTCGCGATCTCGCCTTGGCCTATTTCGCCAAAGTCAGCACGCAAGGCGTGAGACATGCCGAAATATTCTTCGATCCACAGGTGCACGTTGCCAACGGACTCGATGTAAACATGGTGATGGATGGATTGCTTGAGGGCATGCACATCGCCAAGGAACGCTATGGAATCACAAGCGGACTGATTTTGAGCATCGTACGCGATATGCCGCTCGAAACCGCCCAATCGGTAATCGATTCAGTAAAGAACAGAGCCTCGGACATACTCGGCATTGGTCTGGATTCCGCCGAAGTCGGCTATCCTCCACATCTGTTCACCAAGCAATTCCAAGAGGCCAAGGCGCTTGGCTGGCATCGGGTCGCCCACGCCGGCGAGGAAGGGCCTGCGTCATATGTGATCGATGCGCTCGACAACCTGCATGCGGAACGCATCGATCACGGCATTCACTCGGTCACCGACCCAGAGTTGCTGAAGCGCCTGGCATCAGAAAGAATCCCTCTCACCACCTGCCCACTTTCGAACAGGCGGCTCCAAGTCGTGGGCAGCCTTGACGAGCTGCCGCTGCGCAACATGATGGACCAGGGCGTGCTCATCAACGTCAATTCCGACGATCCTGCATACTTCGGTGGCTACATCGCCGATAACTACAAGGCACTTTCAGAAATCGGCTTCACACTTTCCGAGCTTGCAAGCTTCGCCGAGCACTCGATCGACGCCTCATTCATCGGCGATGACCAACGCAGGACCTTGCGCCAGCAGCTCGACGAATGGAAGACCAAGCATTCGAGTCTGCTCAAGGCTTAA
- a CDS encoding FMN-binding protein: MRHTSDRTHALRRRALGMALAALIAVSAAIDVVVLIFRPTTESSLATNATDSTAIGSPSEDSAQSSQSTDSSASPSASASESSGSSSSSSSSKYADGTYTGELIQTNRGDVQVRITVSNGTITNVTAITYPTETQQSQTISAQVIPTYESEAEKAQSASIQLVSGATETFTGFTGSLQDAINQSMAGSSTSSSQGQS; encoded by the coding sequence ATGCGTCATACGAGTGACAGGACACATGCGCTGCGACGCCGCGCACTGGGAATGGCGTTGGCGGCCCTCATCGCCGTCTCGGCGGCAATCGATGTCGTCGTGCTCATTTTCAGACCAACCACCGAAAGCAGCCTGGCGACGAACGCCACGGATTCCACCGCGATCGGCAGTCCATCCGAAGACTCAGCGCAGTCCTCGCAATCCACGGATAGCTCCGCAAGCCCGAGCGCAAGCGCTTCCGAAAGCTCGGGCAGTTCCAGCAGCAGCAGCTCATCGAAGTATGCCGATGGGACGTACACAGGCGAACTGATCCAGACGAATCGTGGCGACGTCCAGGTGCGCATCACCGTCTCGAACGGAACGATCACGAATGTGACAGCCATAACATATCCGACGGAGACACAGCAATCGCAGACGATAAGCGCACAGGTGATTCCCACATATGAGTCCGAGGCAGAGAAGGCGCAAAGCGCCAGCATCCAACTCGTGAGTGGCGCGACGGAAACGTTCACCGGTTTCACCGGGTCTCTTCAGGACGCAATCAATCAGTCGATGGCAGGCAGCTCGACCAGCTCCTCACAGGGCCAATCATGA
- a CDS encoding FAD:protein FMN transferase, with protein sequence MLNDIDERFSPYRADSLVSMARRGDWNALLCDPEFHEVYARSALARQVTHASFDAFAQGAYDPTGIVKGWAIEKAFRRFLRPLTYTSGNGSQRPFAEAVALNGGGDMQLAVAQCSDFRWDIGIESPVAPGELIARCHLQDGAVATSGFSKRGHHIVTSPEFDVHPLSQVTILSESLTDADMWSTACLSSGELGAVDMARRNGLTMLAIRPDARLVAFELPSLAHGTPCFEVSDSMDSDPSHARMSTSIRKE encoded by the coding sequence TTGCTGAACGATATCGATGAAAGGTTCTCGCCATATAGAGCCGATTCCCTCGTTTCCATGGCTCGTCGAGGAGACTGGAACGCATTGCTCTGCGACCCTGAATTCCATGAAGTCTATGCGCGGTCTGCCTTGGCGAGGCAAGTCACCCATGCATCCTTCGACGCCTTCGCCCAAGGCGCCTACGATCCGACTGGAATCGTAAAGGGGTGGGCGATAGAGAAGGCCTTTCGACGCTTTCTCAGACCGTTGACATACACGAGCGGCAACGGGTCCCAGCGTCCCTTTGCCGAAGCGGTCGCCTTGAACGGCGGTGGCGACATGCAGCTCGCCGTCGCCCAATGTTCGGATTTCAGATGGGACATCGGGATCGAGAGTCCTGTCGCCCCCGGTGAGCTCATCGCCCGATGCCATCTCCAGGATGGCGCCGTCGCCACGTCGGGGTTCAGCAAGCGCGGGCACCACATTGTGACCTCTCCGGAATTCGACGTTCATCCACTCTCTCAGGTCACGATCCTGTCGGAATCACTCACGGATGCCGACATGTGGTCGACCGCCTGCCTTTCCTCAGGAGAGCTCGGTGCCGTCGACATGGCTCGCCGCAATGGATTGACGATGCTGGCCATAAGACCGGATGCCAGACTCGTCGCATTTGAGCTACCGTCCCTGGCACATGGCACTCCCTGCTTCGAGGTGAGCGATTCCATGGATTCCGACCCATCCCATGCACGCATGTCCACATCCATCCGAAAGGAATGA
- a CDS encoding ferric reductase, whose protein sequence is MPRRLHLPMTITWFTVIFVVPMPFVLLLSRGLPTLYEPSARIILVGAIAYCWMLSAIYMSTRPRWLDRLIGLPKIYMVHGILSLLAIILAFAHKSLMNSYGLIALTGNAAFYILAFLGVWSLVFMSGWLSSRFSILGNARRALERIFHHELNVWLHRINVIAVVLIFVHVNLISYIRAITPFMVLFYAASALVAIAYAYEKLYQRFGSYRGEIESVQGIAPNTVEITMKVHGLRGRWENGDFAFIRFPRERKLHEFHPFSIVSVQGRTDIVSFAIRGDGDFTRTLVANAAPGMQSRMIPPYGRYQRFIEEHSANRPIVIFAGGIGVTPLVPVAMSYGNQGRRMHFMYAARSGDQLLYADQIRRWAQTESCDAQLKVGRFSSAEMRHAMEDDALYLIAGPATMLRSIRRMLLAHGVRSDDICYEPFTW, encoded by the coding sequence ATGCCAAGACGACTGCATCTGCCCATGACGATCACCTGGTTCACCGTCATATTCGTGGTTCCCATGCCCTTCGTACTGCTACTCAGCCGCGGCCTGCCGACACTCTATGAACCTTCGGCGCGGATCATTCTTGTGGGAGCCATCGCATACTGCTGGATGCTGTCGGCAATCTACATGAGCACTCGCCCGAGATGGCTTGACCGTCTCATCGGCCTGCCAAAGATCTACATGGTGCATGGCATTCTCAGCCTTCTGGCCATCATTCTCGCCTTCGCGCACAAGTCCCTGATGAATTCCTATGGCCTGATTGCCCTCACCGGAAATGCAGCCTTCTACATCCTTGCCTTCCTTGGCGTCTGGTCCTTGGTTTTCATGTCGGGCTGGCTGTCTTCCAGATTCTCGATTCTGGGGAATGCCCGGCGAGCCTTGGAACGCATATTCCACCATGAACTCAACGTCTGGCTTCATCGCATCAACGTCATCGCCGTCGTCCTGATCTTCGTCCATGTCAATCTCATCAGCTACATCAGGGCGATCACGCCTTTCATGGTTCTTTTCTATGCCGCTTCGGCGCTTGTCGCAATCGCGTATGCCTATGAAAAGCTCTATCAGAGATTCGGTTCATACCGAGGTGAAATCGAATCGGTGCAAGGAATCGCGCCCAACACCGTCGAGATCACCATGAAGGTTCACGGTCTTCGGGGCAGATGGGAGAACGGCGACTTCGCATTCATCCGTTTCCCGAGGGAGAGAAAGCTGCACGAGTTCCATCCTTTCTCCATCGTGAGCGTCCAGGGAAGGACCGACATCGTCAGCTTCGCCATCCGTGGTGACGGGGACTTCACTCGGACATTGGTCGCCAATGCCGCTCCCGGCATGCAATCTCGAATGATTCCGCCTTATGGCAGATATCAGCGTTTCATAGAGGAGCATTCCGCGAACAGACCGATTGTCATCTTTGCCGGTGGCATCGGAGTCACTCCCCTGGTGCCTGTCGCTATGAGCTATGGAAATCAGGGCAGACGGATGCACTTCATGTATGCCGCAAGGAGCGGCGATCAGCTGCTGTATGCGGATCAGATTCGACGATGGGCCCAGACGGAGAGCTGCGACGCGCAGCTCAAGGTCGGGCGCTTCTCTTCCGCTGAGATGAGGCATGCGATGGAAGACGATGCCCTGTATCTCATTGCAGGTCCTGCAACGATGCTCCGGTCCATACGGCGCATGCTGCTTGCCCATGGAGTGCGCTCGGACGACATCTGCTACGAACCATTCACCTGGTAA
- a CDS encoding mechanosensitive ion channel family protein produces MSQFLGVVQAWLSSNANRIIFLAIVLAATAAIAYAASKALWRLLEHSQIPSATFFVNIVIGIIWIIGAMMVLEPVFGINPTTLTTALGVGGLAVSFGLKDTISNIVGGFGLMLGKVVQPGDLISIAGITGTVKDVTWRHTIVIDRAGEEMWIPNSLLNTSSLEKMTLAGEALTRVPFVTRGDVDPAIVEQTILAKVSRVTNGLVLPDKPALVKFQGFDVTGIKGEIWVFAKPEVLPSTLQDLVTRSIAGEDFLAG; encoded by the coding sequence ATGTCACAGTTCCTGGGTGTGGTGCAGGCCTGGCTTTCGAGCAATGCGAACCGAATCATCTTCCTTGCGATCGTTTTGGCCGCGACCGCGGCAATCGCATATGCGGCATCCAAGGCGCTATGGAGGCTGCTCGAGCATTCGCAGATTCCAAGTGCGACCTTCTTTGTCAACATCGTCATTGGCATCATCTGGATCATCGGAGCGATGATGGTGCTCGAGCCAGTGTTCGGCATCAATCCGACGACCTTGACGACCGCTCTTGGCGTTGGCGGCCTTGCCGTGTCGTTCGGCCTGAAGGATACGATTTCCAACATCGTCGGAGGATTCGGGCTTATGCTTGGCAAGGTCGTTCAGCCAGGAGACCTGATTTCCATTGCAGGAATCACCGGCACGGTCAAGGACGTGACATGGCGTCATACCATCGTGATCGACCGTGCCGGCGAAGAGATGTGGATACCCAATTCCCTGCTCAACACGTCATCGCTCGAGAAAATGACGTTGGCTGGCGAGGCTCTGACACGCGTCCCGTTCGTGACGAGAGGCGACGTGGACCCAGCAATCGTCGAACAGACCATCCTGGCCAAGGTCTCCCGCGTGACCAACGGATTGGTACTTCCCGACAAGCCAGCATTGGTCAAATTCCAAGGATTCGACGTGACTGGGATCAAAGGCGAGATATGGGTGTTCGCCAAGCCCGAGGTCCTGCCGTCAACATTGCAGGATCTGGTCACGCGTTCCATAGCGGGCGAGGACTTCCTTGCGGGCTGA
- a CDS encoding ROK family protein, protein MGEVLAGIDVGGTKTQAIICTPDYRILRQGSVGTPAKEGGSSMVSAAIALVERLLEDTDASLRGVGVGAAGMVDPSKGMVTVASNSFRGWAGFPVTKVIADHFGVPCAIDNDVNAFVRGEVTTGDARGRSNVLAIMLGTGVGGALWMDDALFQGETGAAGEIGHISGFGNAPCTCGGHGHLETVASGNAIARRYSEISSACVGSARDVADLARGGNAHAKLIFEEAGRAIAQAMSMEAGLLDITTFVLGGGVCRSWDLLEESVRRELSVNPPLGNRHLDIFPCADNVAAVSIGAATLLAV, encoded by the coding sequence ATGGGCGAGGTACTTGCTGGAATCGATGTTGGTGGTACGAAGACGCAGGCAATCATATGCACTCCCGATTATCGAATATTGAGGCAAGGTTCGGTAGGCACTCCCGCGAAGGAGGGTGGTTCGAGCATGGTCTCGGCGGCTATCGCCCTTGTCGAACGGCTGTTGGAGGACACCGATGCGTCATTGCGCGGTGTTGGGGTCGGTGCGGCGGGAATGGTGGATCCAAGCAAGGGCATGGTCACCGTCGCCAGCAATTCCTTCCGTGGCTGGGCGGGTTTTCCGGTGACGAAGGTGATCGCCGACCACTTTGGCGTTCCCTGCGCCATAGACAACGACGTCAACGCTTTCGTCCGAGGCGAGGTGACCACAGGTGACGCGCGGGGAAGAAGCAACGTCCTCGCCATCATGCTCGGAACAGGAGTGGGCGGAGCCCTCTGGATGGATGATGCCCTGTTCCAGGGTGAGACCGGCGCCGCGGGTGAAATCGGGCACATATCCGGGTTTGGCAATGCGCCTTGCACCTGTGGCGGGCATGGGCATTTGGAAACCGTGGCATCTGGCAACGCGATTGCAAGAAGGTATAGCGAGATTTCGTCGGCTTGCGTAGGCAGCGCCAGGGATGTCGCCGATCTGGCGCGTGGCGGCAATGCTCATGCGAAGCTCATATTCGAGGAGGCAGGCAGAGCCATAGCCCAGGCAATGTCGATGGAGGCGGGGCTGCTGGACATCACGACCTTTGTTCTTGGCGGTGGAGTGTGCCGATCCTGGGATCTGCTTGAGGAGTCGGTGCGCAGGGAGCTTTCGGTGAATCCACCATTGGGAAACAGACATTTGGATATCTTTCCATGCGCCGACAACGTCGCTGCAGTGTCCATCGGAGCAGCCACGCTTCTCGCCGTCTGA
- a CDS encoding dipeptide ABC transporter ATP-binding protein → MSEVHGRGNGDERDCMLRISDLRVSFSTEAGLVPAVGGVDLQVHVGETLAIVGESGSGKSTVALSVMGLLPGSANVSGSMNVDGHELSDCSERQMNEFRGSLMSIVFQEPATALNPLMRVGEQIAWTIRNHDAKVDSKEALERAEGLLEQVGIPNPRERMKSYPFEMSGGQRQRVVIAMAIANRPKLLIADEPTTALDVTVQAEILDVLRELSKRNSMAVLFITHNMGVVADAADSVAVMHHGTIVESGSVDDVLLHPQHSYTRLLLSAVPRLRVEGESEVEGKDSSRTSVVDRPDGSIVQADHMEITFGKGKQAVRALQDVNITVGESETVGLVGESGSGKSTAARAILGLHALNGGSIRLFEHDTAKLRGRAKRHLRASVGVVLQDPVASLDSRMSVFRCISEPLDVHMRLSRHEKRAMVAEMVDAVQLPSTVLDRAPRELSGGQRQRVSLARALILKPKLLVADEPTSALDVSVQQVVLDLLGSLRDDLHFSCLFISHDLAVVQQMTQRVYVMKSGRIVESGRTQSTLSHPKTDYTRKLLDAVPVANPIVQRQRRERMAR, encoded by the coding sequence ATGAGCGAAGTGCATGGTCGCGGCAATGGTGATGAGAGGGATTGCATGCTGCGGATTTCCGATCTTCGAGTGTCCTTTTCGACGGAAGCGGGACTGGTTCCTGCGGTAGGTGGTGTCGACCTTCAGGTCCACGTGGGTGAGACGCTGGCGATAGTCGGCGAATCCGGGTCGGGCAAAAGTACCGTGGCCCTGTCCGTCATGGGGTTACTGCCAGGGTCTGCGAATGTGAGTGGAAGCATGAATGTCGATGGTCATGAGCTTTCTGACTGTTCCGAAAGACAGATGAATGAATTCCGTGGCTCATTGATGTCCATAGTGTTCCAGGAGCCTGCCACCGCTCTGAATCCTCTGATGCGTGTGGGCGAACAGATTGCATGGACCATTCGCAACCATGATGCGAAGGTGGATTCCAAGGAAGCCTTGGAACGCGCCGAAGGGCTGCTCGAGCAGGTTGGGATTCCCAATCCTCGGGAGCGAATGAAGTCGTATCCCTTCGAGATGTCCGGCGGTCAGCGCCAGCGCGTGGTCATCGCGATGGCGATAGCCAACAGGCCAAAGCTCCTGATAGCCGACGAGCCGACCACAGCCCTCGATGTCACCGTGCAGGCAGAGATACTCGATGTGCTGAGGGAACTTTCAAAGCGCAATTCCATGGCTGTGCTCTTCATCACCCATAACATGGGCGTCGTCGCGGATGCCGCCGACAGCGTCGCCGTGATGCATCATGGAACGATCGTCGAATCCGGTTCGGTCGATGACGTGCTGCTGCATCCGCAGCATTCGTATACACGCCTTCTGCTGTCCGCAGTGCCGCGTCTGCGCGTCGAGGGCGAGAGCGAGGTCGAGGGCAAGGACAGCTCTCGAACGTCAGTCGTCGATCGTCCAGATGGTTCGATCGTTCAGGCGGACCATATGGAGATCACCTTTGGCAAGGGCAAGCAGGCCGTCAGGGCGTTGCAGGATGTCAATATCACGGTCGGCGAATCCGAGACGGTCGGTCTTGTGGGCGAATCAGGTTCGGGGAAGAGCACGGCGGCCCGGGCCATCCTCGGCTTGCACGCCTTGAACGGCGGTTCGATCCGTCTCTTCGAACACGATACGGCGAAGCTCCGTGGCAGGGCCAAGCGTCATCTGCGAGCAAGCGTGGGGGTCGTCCTGCAGGATCCGGTCGCATCGCTTGACTCGAGAATGAGTGTGTTCCGCTGCATCTCTGAGCCATTGGACGTTCACATGCGTCTGTCTCGACATGAGAAGCGCGCGATGGTGGCAGAGATGGTCGACGCGGTCCAGCTGCCGTCGACGGTGCTTGACCGCGCTCCAAGGGAACTGTCGGGTGGCCAGCGTCAGCGCGTGAGCCTAGCGAGGGCTTTGATTCTCAAGCCGAAGCTGCTCGTAGCCGATGAGCCTACCAGCGCGCTCGATGTCAGCGTGCAGCAGGTCGTCCTCGACCTCCTTGGATCCCTTCGTGATGACCTCCACTTCTCATGTCTGTTCATCTCTCACGATCTGGCGGTCGTTCAGCAGATGACCCAGCGCGTCTATGTCATGAAATCCGGGCGAATAGTTGAGTCGGGAAGGACGCAATCCACCCTTTCGCACCCGAAGACGGACTACACAAGAAAGCTTCTGGATGCAGTGCCTGTTGCGAATCCCATCGTGCAGCGGCAGAGACGAGAGCGAATGGCGAGGTGA
- a CDS encoding ABC transporter permease, whose product MSATSAAAAQEDRRVKHLLLRRFMRNRVAVVGACIIIVFVLFVLIGPLVYRTNQTVTDLASANLPPSLDHILGTDAVGHDELGRLMYGGAISLTVGLSAGILATILGVLWGAIAGYVGGIVESAMMRLVDAGIAIPALFLLLVISAIVTPNVVGLILIIGFTSWLVPSRLLHAETLHLKEADSIATLRAFGGSHGRAIGHHILPNAMSTIVVAATFQVADAILLIAYVSYLGLGVQPPQIDWGGMLSSGLTSMYSGRWWLILPPGLSIILVVFACNAVGDGLRDAFEVRGR is encoded by the coding sequence ATGAGTGCCACAAGCGCTGCTGCCGCGCAAGAGGACAGGCGGGTGAAGCATCTGCTGCTTCGTCGATTCATGCGCAATCGAGTCGCCGTGGTCGGTGCATGCATCATCATCGTGTTCGTTCTGTTCGTGCTCATTGGTCCGCTGGTGTATCGAACCAACCAGACCGTCACCGATCTGGCCAGCGCCAACCTTCCGCCAAGCCTCGACCATATCCTCGGCACGGATGCGGTTGGCCACGATGAACTCGGGCGGCTGATGTATGGTGGCGCGATTTCCCTTACCGTCGGACTCTCCGCTGGAATCCTGGCCACGATCCTGGGAGTGCTGTGGGGTGCGATAGCGGGATATGTCGGAGGAATCGTCGAAAGTGCGATGATGAGACTCGTCGATGCGGGGATCGCTATTCCCGCACTGTTCCTGCTGCTGGTGATATCTGCAATCGTGACGCCGAACGTCGTCGGACTCATTCTGATAATCGGATTCACATCCTGGCTTGTACCCTCGCGTCTGCTTCATGCAGAGACCCTGCATCTCAAGGAGGCCGATTCGATTGCGACGCTTCGGGCATTCGGGGGAAGCCATGGACGTGCGATAGGACATCATATCCTTCCCAATGCGATGAGCACGATAGTCGTGGCGGCAACGTTCCAGGTCGCCGATGCCATTCTGCTGATCGCCTACGTGTCATATCTGGGTCTGGGCGTGCAGCCTCCCCAGATCGATTGGGGAGGGATGCTCAGCTCCGGTCTGACCTCGATGTACAGCGGAAGATGGTGGCTTATTCTTCCGCCTGGCTTGTCAATCATTCTCGTTGTATTTGCGTGCAATGCTGTCGGTGACGGATTGCGAGACGCGTTCGAAGTGAGGGGGAGATAA
- a CDS encoding ABC transporter permease: MQTFWYIVRRLLQAIFVVFVVTVVVFCLLRALPGGPARGILGAQATAAQIAEFNRQQGLDQPLFQQYFMYLGTLIHGNLGTSYTLNTPVATLIAQRLPKTLILTIMSTILALVIAIPLGMWQSWRRGRAADYVTTTVALVLYSTPVFFLGILLIMLFSQDIPLLSSQAPQGDGIAVIFENPAAMVLPVVTGAAGTLAVFSRYMRSATVENLQEDYVRTARAVGTPSRAILLRHVLRNSLTPVVAMLGYYIPVIFGGSLVVEQLFNFPGMGLLFWNAAQSSDFPVLLGCVLVISIATVCGTFLADIAQLLIDPRVKGDMK, encoded by the coding sequence ATGCAAACATTCTGGTATATAGTCCGGCGGCTGTTGCAGGCAATATTCGTCGTCTTCGTCGTGACGGTCGTCGTGTTCTGCCTTCTCAGGGCCCTGCCCGGAGGACCCGCCCGCGGCATTCTGGGTGCGCAGGCCACTGCGGCGCAGATAGCCGAATTCAATAGGCAGCAGGGCTTGGATCAGCCGTTGTTCCAGCAATACTTCATGTATCTGGGCACGCTGATCCATGGCAACCTTGGAACCTCATACACGCTGAACACTCCGGTTGCGACGCTTATCGCACAGCGCCTTCCAAAAACGCTGATCCTCACCATCATGTCAACGATCCTCGCACTGGTAATCGCGATCCCGCTGGGAATGTGGCAATCATGGAGACGGGGACGGGCGGCTGACTACGTCACCACGACAGTGGCACTGGTGCTGTATTCGACGCCTGTCTTCTTCCTCGGCATCCTGCTGATCATGCTGTTCTCGCAGGACATCCCGCTGCTGTCCTCACAGGCACCTCAGGGGGATGGCATTGCGGTCATCTTCGAGAACCCTGCGGCAATGGTATTGCCTGTGGTCACGGGTGCCGCCGGGACTCTGGCCGTTTTCTCAAGGTACATGCGTTCGGCGACGGTAGAGAATCTGCAGGAGGATTATGTGAGAACCGCCCGCGCAGTCGGTACCCCTTCGCGTGCGATTCTGCTGAGGCATGTGCTGAGAAATTCGCTGACCCCCGTCGTCGCCATGCTTGGCTATTACATCCCTGTTATTTTTGGAGGTTCCCTGGTGGTCGAGCAGCTGTTCAACTTTCCGGGAATGGGCCTGCTGTTCTGGAATGCGGCGCAATCATCGGATTTCCCGGTGCTGCTTGGCTGCGTGCTGGTTATTTCGATAGCGACCGTATGCGGAACCTTCCTCGCTGACATCGCGCAGCTGTTGATCGATCCGAGAGTGAAGGGAGACATGAAATGA